The Paenibacillus macerans genome includes a window with the following:
- a CDS encoding YczE/YyaS/YitT family protein, with protein MRLRYLPALGKFGGRLIIVVVATMLSALAVNLFIECNIGSDTLTVLLDGLHKSLGVSVGLASFSVSIVFLAAGLLLNRKSIGFSSIMYSFLIGPFINWIHPFIANLELADLSLVGKIVIVILANFCFSMTYVLLMNFGNGMYALDAILRYTEAKFGIRYDLGRIGVDAIFLSAGFLFGGIVGIGTVIAFALTGPGTLLLEKLLFKFGRRYKLNG; from the coding sequence TTGAGGTTGCGTTATCTCCCGGCCCTTGGGAAATTTGGCGGGCGTTTGATCATTGTGGTCGTTGCCACGATGTTAAGCGCCCTAGCCGTTAATTTATTTATCGAGTGCAATATCGGATCCGATACACTGACGGTTTTGTTGGATGGACTGCATAAAAGCCTCGGAGTCAGCGTCGGTCTTGCCAGCTTTAGCGTAAGTATTGTATTTCTGGCTGCGGGGCTACTGCTGAATCGCAAATCGATCGGCTTTTCTTCCATCATGTATTCCTTTTTGATTGGGCCTTTTATTAATTGGATTCATCCGTTTATTGCCAATCTGGAGCTGGCGGATTTATCGCTAGTAGGCAAAATCGTCATCGTCATCCTGGCTAATTTTTGTTTCTCCATGACTTATGTGTTGTTGATGAATTTTGGCAATGGCATGTACGCCTTAGACGCGATTTTGCGATATACGGAAGCAAAGTTCGGAATCAGGTATGATCTTGGCAGAATCGGTGTAGACGCGATCTTTTTAAGCGCCGGATTCTTGTTCGGCGGGATCGTGGGGATCGGAACGGTTATAGCGTTTGCTTTAACGGGGCCGGGAACTTTGCTGCTTGAAAAGTTGCTATTTAAATTTGGAAGGCGATATAAGTTGAACGGATGA